Part of the Triticum aestivum cultivar Chinese Spring chromosome 4D, IWGSC CS RefSeq v2.1, whole genome shotgun sequence genome is shown below.
GCCGACAAAGCGTCCGTggacgccgccaccgccggcctcgaCCGGATCTCCGCGGCCGGCGACCCCCGCTTCCCCATcgccctcctcgccgtcgccgcagGTACCCTGCCTCATACCACTCCAGTAGATCCCGTGCCCTCGTGCAGGCTTAGTTGCGCGCGAATTTGCGGTAGCCCATGGCTCTTTGCTGCTGGGGAATTCAGCGGCAGCGTCGCGGCGCTTCATTTCAAGGCGCTTGACGCAGTGACAAATCTTTCTCTTTCTTTGAGGAATTATTGTTGCGCGCCCGTCCTTCTGGTGATGCAACAAGCGTGCTTCTAACTGTGAAGTCAGTTTGATGGCTGTAATCGGATTAGTCGAATTGCGGTTGTAGGGGATGGTGATCAAGGGACAAGAATAGCTGCGGCGACTTACTTGAAGAATTTCGTCCGGCGCAACATGGAAGGGGGGCTCTCGTCGTCCGATCTCTACAGGGAGTTTCGCGACCAGCTCGCGCAGGCTCTGCTTCGAGTGGAACCTGCAATTCTTCGAGTGCTGATTGAAGTTGTATGCGCAGATGTGCCCTGTATCTCAAAATATCACATGCTGCATCATCCATAAGGTTGTTTCTTAATTGCTTATGTTGCTACCGTTTGTTACTGGCAGTTTGGCCAAGTCGTGGTGAAAGATTTTGTCAAGGAGAATTCGTGGCCTCAACTTGTGCCTCAGTTGAAGCTGGTGATCCAGAGCAGCGATGCAATTAGTCCAGGCCAGCATCCTGAGTGGAAAACCATTAATGCTCTCACGGTACTCCAGGCCATCCTTCGCCCCTTTCAGGTATATGTCAATTTCCAAGGACGAGCGCTACATATTTACATGTGCTTTGCACTTGTCCGACATGTTTCTGAAATCCAACTTCTTACCCTCTGCATTTCTCAGAATGCACACTTACTCTGGCTTCAGAGCATTTTGTCCCTGCATTCTAAATAATAGGAACTTTCCTGTTTCAGAATTATTCTGCCTACCTTATCTGTATaaagaactactccctctgtctcataatctAAGATGCTTTTTGTAAgctgttttagcttgcaaaaatgtcttatattgtgGAACGGATGGAGTAAAACAGAAAGTTAACTGCCCTCTGTTGTTTGTTTCTTTTAGGAACTTATTTCTCTGGGACTCCCTGTTCAAAATGCGCAGCCATTGTTTGACAGTTCAACCCACTAGAGAATACTTTACTTTCACGACTTCCTGAATCAATTTCTGTACTTCATCATCAGCATGCCTGTATGATGTATCGATTTCTACTTGAGAGTTGTGCCCCATTTGGATCTCTTTAGTTAGTTTATTTGATAATGATTTAACACCTGTCAATAAAACATATATATTAATGAAACCAATGTTTCTTACCTAACCGTGTTTATTTTACAGTATTTCTTGAACCCGAAAGTTGTAAAGGAGCCTGTTCCAGAGCAGTTGGAGCAAATCGCAGCTGAGATTCTTGCACCACTGCAAGTGACATTCCACCACTTTGCTGACAAGGTCCTTCGCTAATGCACTCTGATGTTCTCCAAAGATTATATGCCCCCTGATCTTTGTTGACCATTTTATGGTGTGTGCAACAGGTTCTACTATCGCATGATGGGAATAAGCTGGAATATGAGCAGCTCCTACTTATCACATGCAAGTGCATGTATTTCACTGTAAGTCCTGTTTCTGTTTCCTCTTTGTGATGTATTAACAGTATAAATATCACATACTGAAAACATATGAATTGAAAGGGTAGGCTGAATACTAAATAGCGTATATTTGTTGAACAAAGCTCAAAACaatattttcttttttgtttaggCAATATGAGAATGCTATGCATACCTAGTCCATTCTTTTGCTTCCCAGTGCTGTGCTTGCCCTGTATATTTACATTGTCATAGTGCTGTGATAGACTTCTTTTTGGCATGCTTGGTTGATTGGCTGTTAACTTCCTATAATGTGTGACTAATTATGGTACTCCTGCAGGTGAGGTCATACATGCCATCTGGGGTGAAGCAGATCCTGCCTTCCCTTTGCAAAGACATGTTCCGTGTACTGGATTCATTGGATTTCAACAGTCCTCCTGAAGATTCAGCTACATCAAGGCTCAAGATTGCAAAAAGATGTCTTATTATATTTTGCACACTTGTTACTCGTCACAGGAAACATGCTGATAAGTATGTACATTTGTCTCTGCTGTTGTTCTTTTCTAGTATATTTTCCAGAATGCTTACTCTTCATTGTTCTCAGCCAGATGCCACATATTGTCAACTGCGTAATCAGAATATCGAAACAAAGCATTCATTTAAGTGTAAGTTCTATAGTGCTGAAGACCAAGTATTATGAGCCTGTAGCATTTTCTAGATTATTGAATGGTGTGATGGGCATTGTTATCATTATCATTATTGTATTTGATAAGATTCCGAATGACAAATGAATAAATGATTGCAGAAACTCAATTCTCTCTCGGACCGGATTTTTTCGTTAACATTTGACGTAATTTCCCGTGTATTGGAGACAGGCCCTGTAAGTGTACACCAAGTAATTTGACTGCATTGTCGGAACAGAAATGTTTGAACTTGATGGCCATGTGTTCTCTTGGTTGCAGGGATGGCGTCTTGTTTCACCCCATTTTTCTTCACTTATGGATTCAGCAATTTTTCCAGCATTAGCATTAAATGAAAAGGTTAGCTCCCTACCTTTTTGTTGATAAATAACATCTTTCCAATATGTACTTATTTTGACCCAACTTTATATGTTACTTAGGATATAGCTGAATGGGAGGAGGATACCGACGAGTATATGCGGAAGAATCTTCCCTCTGAACTTGTAAATACATGATTCTACAATACTTGTTTATCTCTTGTGTTCATGTTGTCTGACTGATTTTTTTTGGCAGGATGACATTTCAGGGTGGGCTGAGGATTTATTTACTGCTAGGAAAAGTGCCATCAATTTACTTGGTGTTCTAGCCCTCTCAAAGGTTGTAATTTTCTTCCCTTTTTTCGGGAAATAGAAAATTTTATTAATTCTTTGCCATGTATCTAGGTGATACAAGAACAATAGAGTTGGGCCTCTGGACTCTGCATCATAAACGCATACAGCGAAACATGCACAAGCACACGCAGGGGAACAAACCTGGTAAAAGTATAAGTTGCTAGAGATAACATAGAAACAACACTATCATAATGCGGCTGGAAGGCTCAAGATGCCACAGTACGGAGATTAGGCCGCTGCTGGGAGAACGGGTCACTGACCACCTGCTGCAACTGTGTGCATGCCACTATCAGAAACTCTTGGTTTTTCTGTTACTGAAGAATGGACCAGGAACGGAGCCAGCTTGTACGTATGCACATAATTTGCACATGAGAGTTAATGTTCCTTTTTATTAGAAACAATATCACTACGACTAAGCCATAGTGATCAAGAGCACCTACTCCAAGTAGTACCATATCCGGCAATCCTTTTGAGAGCCCCCTCAACCAATTATTAAACATATTAGCAACGCCTCGAGGAGGTGATGGTTGGATGCTACGCCACACGGCTCTAGCAAAATGACAATTGAAAAACAGATTCCGAATAGATTCATCATGGTTACAGAAGCTACACCTTGGATTCCCTTGCCAATATCGTTTAAGAAGATTATCTTTTAGTTAGTATATGACGCCCTTGCGCATATACCACAAAAAGAAAATCTTGGATTTTGAAAAGGTTTTTATTTTCTGTAGTAGCTTATTTTTCATTGGAATATCGGATTGCAACAACGATATATACATCAAATTGATGGATATTGACCATTTTCATGCAAATTCCCTCTAAAATCTGTCTCAGTCATCCAAGTATTTTTCTTTCATAGTGCACTGATGCACATAATATCCTTTAGGCACACTAGGTCATTGTTTTAGATTAGATTGTTATATCAGAGTTTGTGACTTCATATTGTTAGGCTGATTCCTTGTATAAACAATTACATGTCAGTTCAGCATCTGAAACTATTATTTCGGGCATATAtatgcattttaaatgctttcAGCGACTGCATTGCACAAGCTACAAATTTCATGCATATTTTCTGTTTCTTTTGAATCCAGGGAACTAATTAAATTAAAACAAGACTTGCATAGGTGTTTTACTTATACTAACTCATGTTTCTTGTTTCAGGGCCCACCAGTTGTATCTGCAGCTTCCAAACGCAAGAAGGGTGACAAAAGCAAAGGAAAAGGAGGAAGCTGCATTGGGGAGCTATTGGTCATCCCATTCCTGTCAAAATTTCCTGTACCTTCTCATGGAGAAGATGCGTCATCAAAGGCAGTGCAGAAGTAAGATCACACGGCTTATTTATTTTGGCCCTTAAGAAAGGATTGTGGAAATCTAGACATATCTGTGCCACATGCATATATGTGGACTCtggattatttgcttttctatttgTTTCATACTTATGAAATAGTCACTTTACTGTCATTCATTTCAGTTATTTTGGTGTTCTAATGGCATATGGAGGCCTCCAAGATGTAAGAATGTTCTCTCATAAGATGTGTATTTTCTGAACCTCTCTTCCTACGAGAGACACAGCCCCCGGTTCCCTTATCCTCTGAACTGATATTAGAGTAGTTGCTGATTTATTAACCCATTTTGCAGTTTCTGAGTGAGAGGAAAGATTTGGCGGTTACTTTGATCAGGAATCGGATTCTTCCATTGTATTATTTAGATCCGTGCAGTCCATATTTGATATCTACTGCAAACTGGATTATAGGGCAGCTTACCCTGTGCCTACCAGAGGTACATCCTTTCATTGCGTTCATGCTTGCATCATGTTGTAGGATGGGCTAGTTAACACACGAGACTTCATCACTGTATTTCATTATATCATCATATATTTAATTTCTGATTCCTTTTTTGCTTATCTGCAGGCTATGTGCACGGATATTTATAATTCTTTAATGAAGGCATTGAGCATGGAAGATGCCGAGGATGTAACTTGTTATCCGGTTCGTGCTTCTGCTTCTGGTGCTATTGCAGAACTCATTGAGGTAAGAGTTGACATGGTATTGTCAATGGAATCTGCTTGTCGCCTGTAAATATGCCACTGACATATTTTTGTGTGCCTTTTTGTAGAATGGTTATGCTCCGCCTGACTGGGTTGCCCTTTTGCAAGTTGTTGTGAAAAGGATAAGTGCTGAAGATGAAAACGAGTCTGCTCTTTTGTTTCAGCTTCTGGGAACAATAGTCGATGCTGGCCAAGAGAAAGTTGCGGCTCACATTCCTGGCACTGTGTCTAACATTGCCAATACTATCACAAATCTACTGCCCTCTGTACCAGATCCATGGCCTCAGGTAATATTGCTTTATTCATTTCTCAGATTTCCATGGTCAATACTTTCATGCTTTCTGCAGACAATACAGGCACAATAGTACTCACTACTATCATTTTCACATACTTGTGGGTGAGGCTCAAGAATTAGAACCTAAGTCCACTCAGTGGCCTTATTTCTCGATACAATGTAACATATAACAAAGATTATAAACCTGGTGTGGAACTACTGATAGATTTTTTTCTGAAGGAAATACATGTTTGCATGTTGCTATGGACGTCTGTTCTTTTATCCCACTGCTTTGTCTCTAGTATCCCTCATTAACTAATTCCTAGTGGGAAAATCCTAATAGCCCTAACTGGTTTACATGTATGTATTGTTGTAGGTTGTCGAACAGGGTTTTGCTGCACTGGTAGCTATGGTTCAAGCTTGGGATAGCCCTGCACCAGATGAAAACAAGGAACATGAGAAGAGTGCGTGGCAATTAGGCCAGACTGCTATCGCTCAAACTTTTTCAACAGTATTACAAAAAGCTTGGCTGTTGCCAGTTGAACAGATGGTATGTTGGCAAAGTGGAAGTCAAGTTCGCTATCTACTGATGTCTGTAGGTGGCTGTGCAATAAAATCTGTCTGACTGTTTGTTGACGTTCATTTCAGGAGCCGACTTTAGATTCTGCACTGCCACCACCTTCATGTGTAAATGATGCTTCCGTGTTGCTTGAATTCATCCTGAGGTCTATTACTTCTATGGAAGAAATCACACACATGAAGGTCTTTGAGCTAGTAGTTATATGGGCAGACATCATTGCATACTGGGActcatgggaggaggaggaggatcaagGAGTTTTCAACGCAATCAAAGAAGCTGTCAGTTTCCATCAAAGATTTGACTCCTCTGGTTTCTTTCTGAAGATGCTTCCTTCCCAATCTGCAAATGGATCACAAAGTTCAGTCATTAGTCGGGTTTCTAGTTTTGTGACCAGGGCCATTGCAGCCTACCCCTCTGCAACATGGAGGGCATGCTCATGCATCCATACACTATTGCATGCTCCAGATTTTTCCTTGGGAGCAGAAGATACTAGAATGACTCTTGCTGTAACCTTTGGGGAAGCAACATTTTCCTATTTCAAGGGTGTATCTGACAGCCCTGCTGGGATATGGAAGCCACTACTCTTGGCCATTTCTTCATGCTACATTTGCTATCCAGATGCTATTCAGCAAGTTTTATGCAAGGATGATGGCAATGGTTATACAGCATGGGCATCTGCACTGGCACAAGTCTCAAGTAGCTCGTTTACTCCTGGGCTCTCGTCTGAATCTGAGATCAAACTGGCCAGTAAGTAACTATATATCTATTGATCATTACAGTTTGAGTCTTGTTGATGTTTGCTTTCTTGACTAAGAAAGATGTGTCATCTTATTACTGCTTGCAATCACCATGCAGTATTAACATTAGCAACTGTGATTGAGCGACTGCTGGCCCTTTCTATGGGTGGCACCAAGGTGTTGCAAGACTGCTATATATCATTGATGGAGTCCTGCATTCATCTCAAGGACGTTCAAGAGGACggggacgatgatgatggtgatggagcAGAAGATctagatgacgatgatgatgaggaagacactgatgacgatgatgaggtAATGTACCATAGAACCGTGTTTTCTATATTCTCTCTAAGCACATTGCTTGAAGATCGTGAACATGCAATCAGGATTCGGAGGATGATGATGTGCGAGAAGAGACAGAAGAGGAATTCCTTGCAAGatatgctgctgctgctggcgAGTCAATCGAGGTTGTTGAGGAAGGAGAGATAGATGAAGAAACCCAAGACATTGAACTGGGTAAACTTCTGGAACTATTTTATTTATCTGATATTTACCGCAAAATAGTTTTTCTTCTGATATTAACCTCAAAAGGTTGTTTTGTGAACATTTGTTTCTGGGGCTAATGCAGGTTCCCTGGACGAAATGGACATACAACAAGTGGTTCTTTCACTGATTCAGAAACATACTGCGCTCCTCCAAGCGCAGGTTTTGCCAGATGACCTAATTGAGAGAATTGCAGAAACATTTCCTGAATATGAGCAGCTGTTGCATGCTCACCAACTTAGGTGTTAGACTTGTGCAGATTTTATTTTCCAAACATGTTTTCTGTGTTAGCTTTGCGGCTTTTATTAGCTTTATTTTGTTTGTCGTTTGTTTTAGTAGATACTCTGCTTGTTCTTTGTGCTCGTGTATGAAATGGACTGCAATGTGTTACTGGGGTTTCCCACTTTTGGTGGATGAAAAATATCATTCGTTTTATTGTGTGACTTAATGATGCAATATTTATCATTTTTTATCCAGTGAGCTGTATATTTTTCTGACCCACTTACTCCTAGGGTCTCGACTTTAATATTTAGCCTGCCTTTTGGCTAAAATCTTTAATATAACCAAACTCTTGAAATTGTTCACTAGTTTGATTTTGAGGCTGTTTTTACTGGCGTTGTCAAATTTGAGTTGGATTTGTGAGATGAAAGTCAGCAAACGGAAAAGACCATTAGCTGCGTTCTATAAACCAGGATTTGGAATTCTGTTGATGCAGTATATCAGTTATATTCCCTTCTCATTTTTTTTCCTGATGAAAAGGTGCTCATTAGGTGCTCCTTTAGCTACCCAATTTTGGGTTTTATATTATTTAGTTCAAGAGGAAAATAAACATTGTTGGACTGTGAGATGACAATGAACTTAAGTGTACATTTATGAGGGTGTTTTCTGATGAGGGTGTTTTCCATTTCATAGAAAGAAACCACGGtcctacttcactaaacatctaccAACGCTTAAACCTCTCACGTTACCAGACTCTTATTTGCTGCCAGATGGATCGAGGCATGCAGGCCCCTACCTGTTTCATGGAAATCAAAGTAACCCTATTAAAGACAATTGAATTCCTAAAATTCCACGGTCTCCACAGCACTGCAGATGTAACTACACCAATATGCACAAATCTCTTCTTGCAAAGCCACAGTTTCGCAAGCGATTCAAAATCCACAATCTGAACATTAAACTTAGATGCAATCTCATTTCAGAAATGCTTAGCTACAATGCACTCAAAGAAAAGATGATACACCGACTCTATTTCCTTACAATGCACACATTCCAGTGGTTTAGCCATCCCTCTTTTTCTTAGGTTATCAAGTCATGATCTTATTTTGAGAAAACAACCACAGGAAACCCTGAACTTTTGGGGGTACTTTAATACTCCACACTGCTGGTAAGTATAAAGGCTGAATCCCCCTAAAGTTAATAATAACATATAGAGACTTAGAAGAACACGCCCCTTTAGTCTCATATTGCCACATCAGAGAATCATCATCAGTGCTAAATGTAGTTAATCTAAGGATATTAACCAGATCCTTCCACTGGATCATCAGCTCATCAGAAAACACCCTCATAAATGTACACTTAAGTTCATTGTCATCTCACAGTTCAACAATGTTTATTTTCCTCTTGAACTAAATAATATAAAACCCAAAATTGGGTAGCTAAAGGAGCATTTCCATGCCAAATATCTCCCCAAAATCTTACCATCCTCCCATTTCCTACTTGCCATTTATACCCCAGCCTCACAGCTTGTAAAGCCCACTGAAAGCTTTTCCAGAACTGAGAAGGATGGCTGTCTTGACAACAAAGTATGTTTGGGTTCCTGGTATTATATTTACTATCCACTATCTTTTCTCACAAGGAGCCCTCACCAGCTAAGTACCTTTTAACCCAGGATCCAATCAGACATATATTCATGTCCTGAAGATTTAGGACCCCCATACCACCATATTCTTTCCTCATACAAATAGAAGGCCAGTTGGCCAGATGAATTTTTTGTACCCCTTCACTATCACTTCACAGACAATTTGCCATATTGGagttaatcaaattaatagccCATTTGGGATATTTAAAAAGGACAACAAGTATAAAGGAATACTAGCTAGGTAGGATCTAATTAGAGTTATTTTACCTAGATAGGAAAGCAACTTGCCCATCCAACCAGCTATTCTAGCAAGGATTTTGTCAATCAAGATTTGTAGATCCTCTCTACTCAGCTTATCAAAATGAAGTGGTATTCCCAAATACTTGATGGGAAAACCACTTGTTATGCActgaaaaaatctccaaaaagactCCTAACTCCTCATTTGCCATATTAATGGGCACCAGAGCACTCTTATGATAGTTAATTCTCATAACGTAAATTTTCTCAAAGCACGTTAGGATCGATTTCAAATTTAAAGCAACTCTACTGCCATTTGTAAACTATTGTCGAAGCGTCTCAACTCCCTGGACGGGAGCCCGCGTGCTTATATATTGATAGCGAGAGAAAACCTCTCGAGGAGATTACACACGCATACAGTTAGAGGACTAACCGGAAGAGTTTACAGAAGATTGGGAATAGAGATAGATGTAACTTAAATAGGAAAGAAAATCCATCTCTATCTCCTAGAAGTGGCGCCCAAGAATAACTCTTGGCGGCCCATAATATTGgatgtttaacaccctcccttaatctaaaCTCCTCAAGTTGAGATTACGTTTAAACTCTTCAAACggtcttgtggccaaagctttcgtGCAACCATCCGCAACTTAATCTCTTGAGGGTACAAAATGAATGTCCAGTTCCTTGTTGGCAACTCGTTCTCTAACAAAATGATAATCTATCTCAATATGCTTAGTTCTTGCATGAAACACAGGGTTAGCAGATAAGTATGTGGCACCAAGGTTGTCGCACCAAAGACAAGGAGTTTGTGTGTGATGAAGACCAAGTTCCTTAAGAACAGCTTTCACCCAAATAACTTCTGATGTTGCATTTGCCAATGCCTTATACTCCGCCTCAGTACTTGACCTTGAAACTGTAGCCTATTTCTTTGCACACCATGAGATCAAATTAGGACCAAGGAAAACTGCAAACCCTCCTGTTGACCTTCTGTCATCCAAATAGCCTGCCCAGTCAGAGTCTGAAAAAGCACTCACAAGCATGGATGAGGACTTGCTGAAGGTCAATCCAACACTCAAAGTGTGTTTCACATATCTCAATATATGTTTTGCTGCAGTCCAATGGGCAgtagtgggtgcatgaagaaactgacagacTTTATTGACTGAAAAAGCAATGTCAGATCTAGTAAGGATCAAATACTGTAGTGCATCGATAGTTGGTGCCATCCTCCTGACTCAAAGGGCCACCTTCAGTAAGAGAGAGTTTTTCTGAACTGGACAATGGTGTTGGTGAAGGTTTAGAATTCTGCAACCCAACTCTCCTCAAAAGATCAGTGGCATATTTTTCCTGAGAAAGATGAAGACCACCCTCCTTGTTTTTCTTGACCTCAATACCAAGGAaccctacaaaaaaaagacacatccgtgacattttgggccgaacaattttttttctgtcatacttatgacaattctatgacgataattgtgacaaaacccggtatcatcatagatgtggtgggctcctacttctatgacaaaaatcatgacagaaaatgggcttttgtcctgggcgggccggagacgcagctgcatgacattctttgggccgtccatgatggaaaaaaccgtggtagaagcgagggcgaggaaaatatcggggtgttcccggttacggtgggtggtcggggccgagcgatgcacgggttttctctcgtacacgcacgcgcgtgggtgcgaggcgttgggctctaactgaacccgagcgattgcactgcaggctacacgttactgaacccgagcgatcgatcgatggctgttaactgaacccgatcgagcgattccttctctacggctgctaactgaagccgatcaatgctgcctctggatgaacagtgagcgttgctgggggggggtttggatgaacagttcccggtgggggtggatgaacaggaccccgtggtgttgcctctggatgaacaggaccccgatcgatcgagccggttggggctggatgaacaggacccgtggagggctggatgaacaggaccaccccgtggagggctggatgaacagtagacggtggagggctggatgaacagtagcccgtggaggggtggttgaacaggagcccgtggagagggctggttgaacagtagccggtggagtagcgcgtggtggaggctggatgaacaggagcccgtggatgaacagtcgcaggtggaggctggaggaggtcgacggtggatgaacagtagcctgtggaggctggagggggtcgacggtggagatgaacagtatcccgtggagtcccgttttgcggtacgccacacccctcacgatgaacaggacccccgtttcgaccgtagcgctccaacacaagtccgtttcctccgttttgcggtacgccacacccctcccgatcaacaggacccccgtttcgaccataggaggtccgtttcctccgttttgcggtacgccagacccctctcgatgaacaggatcccatttcaacgtggccggtcgaacacaaggccgtttcctccgttctgcggtacgccaggcctcgtttccatcggctgttccgtccaagccggttggctcccacgcgttccgttgcctcccgatgaacacgatgcattctgttgcctccccatgaacacgacgacgacgcagtttctccgttccgacccagccatgtacacgagccatggccgtacgtatgcgcgagtaggcgttcgagaccccgcccgtatgtacgtacatggccatatttactttcttgcaacatggccgctgtacgtacgtgtacatgctacgggcgcgcctctactaccacacgtgcgcgcctctactaccacacgtgcccttccttgcacagGCCAcgattcatcgctgcagcctgcagatagaccgattgaccagtatgtacgtacacgttcgcgaccagaatgacaacgctacatacgcttcgaccgggtgcgtcccgactgtcaggcacttccttgcgtgcgaagatgtagctggtgggtcccagcagtcagggggcgaatcgtttttttccccgtaatatggacgcacttccttggtgcgaagatgtagctggtgggtcccagggtgcacttccttgcgtgcgaagatgtagctggtgggtcctagcagtcagggggagaaaacattatttttcagggtaaaaaggatgcagttgcatgcatgcgtccatgggcgtggtgcgtccccactgtcagcctctcacgtatagtcatcttccgatgactctcagttgttgaccacgttgaccacaccgtgccgagcgcaccaaaggccagtggacgacggcgaggcccctgactggaacgacccggagatggggaagacgcggcagtggagtcgcagatggagaggagtgggaaacttgactggttcgggtgcgcggcagcactgccgcggtgccgcccacgggagacacgagcaagaacagaggttgaagaaggagcacggctgttggattaacatccaacggtccagctgctagaatcatttgttgattaagttgacaaagccctgcgtacacgtccgcttagtaggcccacaagtcagccaccaaatctgacgggtcccagctgtcaacgggaggaatatttttttcgcataacaaggaagcacttccttccgtgcgaagatacagccggtgggtcccagctgtcagggggaggaaacagcttaataaggaggaactttccttgcgtgcgaccatggacctcgtgggtcccagccgtcaggctctccacgtacagtcctcttccgatgactctcgtatgttgaccacgccgcgccgagcgcac
Proteins encoded:
- the LOC123096817 gene encoding uncharacterized protein, with product MEVDAAYPAAAAGDELRRLLTATLSADKASVDAATAGLDRISAAGDPRFPIALLAVAAGDGDQGTRIAAATYLKNFVRRNMEGGLSSSDLYREFRDQLAQALLRVEPAILRVLIEVFGQVVVKDFVKENSWPQLVPQLKLVIQSSDAISPGQHPEWKTINALTVLQAILRPFQYFLNPKVVKEPVPEQLEQIAAEILAPLQVTFHHFADKVLLSHDGNKLEYEQLLLITCKCMYFTVRSYMPSGVKQILPSLCKDMFRVLDSLDFNSPPEDSATSRLKIAKRCLIIFCTLVTRHRKHADNQMPHIVNCVIRISKQSIHLSKLNSLSDRIFSLTFDVISRVLETGPGWRLVSPHFSSLMDSAIFPALALNEKDIAEWEEDTDEYMRKNLPSELDDISGWAEDLFTARKSAINLLGVLALSKGPPVVSAASKRKKGDKSKGKGGSCIGELLVIPFLSKFPVPSHGEDASSKAVQNYFGVLMAYGGLQDFLSERKDLAVTLIRNRILPLYYLDPCSPYLISTANWIIGQLTLCLPEAMCTDIYNSLMKALSMEDAEDVTCYPVRASASGAIAELIENGYAPPDWVALLQVVVKRISAEDENESALLFQLLGTIVDAGQEKVAAHIPGTVSNIANTITNLLPSVPDPWPQVVEQGFAALVAMVQAWDSPAPDENKEHEKSAWQLGQTAIAQTFSTVLQKAWLLPVEQMEPTLDSALPPPSCVNDASVLLEFILRSITSMEEITHMKVFELVVIWADIIAYWDSWEEEEDQGVFNAIKEAVSFHQRFDSSGFFLKMLPSQSANGSQSSVISRVSSFVTRAIAAYPSATWRACSCIHTLLHAPDFSLGAEDTRMTLAVTFGEATFSYFKGVSDSPAGIWKPLLLAISSCYICYPDAIQQVLCKDDGNGYTAWASALAQVSSSSFTPGLSSESEIKLAILTLATVIERLLALSMGGTKVLQDCYISLMESCIHLKDVQEDGDDDDGDGAEDLDDDDDEEDTDDDDEDSEDDDVREETEEEFLARYAAAAGESIEVVEEGEIDEETQDIELGSLDEMDIQQVVLSLIQKHTALLQAQVLPDDLIERIAETFPEYEQLLHAHQLRC